In the Nicotiana tabacum cultivar K326 chromosome 16, ASM71507v2, whole genome shotgun sequence genome, one interval contains:
- the LOC107769624 gene encoding UDP-glycosyltransferase 91A1-like, protein MSDVKNFHFFMFPWLAFGHMIPYLELAKLLAKKGHKISFFSTPKNIQRLPKLPPNLKPKIEFITLQLPHVENLPENAEATIDLPYNKVRYLKIAFDKLQESMPKLIETLSPDFVIQDFASYWLVPITKKSQTPTIYFSIFPATGLSMGGDPSSIIIGDDDRVKPEDFTVKPKWVPFETNVRPSFYQIQRMFNDLVIDGGNVSDIYRLAVTVKGVDVVAIRSCYEFEGEWLQVIENLYEKEIIPIGLLPTTSYDDGEEDNNETWLEMKAWLDMQQKGSVVYIAFGSETKPSQDELTIIALGLELSNLPFFWVFRQQRGCADSEVIELPEQFEERTNGRGFICTSWAPQLKILNHESIGGFLTHSGWSSVIEAVQFEKPLILLPFLADQGMICSHLTEKKLGYPIFRNELDGSFTKECVAESLRLVIVEEKGKIYRQNVKEMKESCSKDVQQRFVDNLLDYLQSHKRFQRRESN, encoded by the exons ATGTCGGATGTCAAAAACTTTCATTTTTTCATGTTTCCTTGGTTAGCTTTTGGTCACATGATACCATACCTAGAATTAGCCAAACTCTTAGCTAAAAAAGGTCAcaaaatttctttcttttccacTCCAAAAAATATCCAAAGACTCCCTAAATTACCTCCAAATTTAAAACCCAAAATAGAATTTATTACTCTTCAATTACCCCATGTTGAAAATCTTCCTGAAAATGCAGAAGCTACCATTGATTTACCTTATAATAAAGTTAGGTACCTCAAAATTGCCTTTGACAAGCTCCAAGAATCCATGCCTAAATTAATAGAAACTCTTTCCCCTGATTTTGTAATTCAAGATTTTGCTTCTTATTGGTTAGTTCCAATTACTAAAAAATCACAAACTCCCACTATTTATTTCAGCATTTTCCCTGCAACTGGTTTAAGTATGGGAGGAGATCCTTCTAGTATTATAATTGGAGATGATGATCGTGTTAAGCCTGAAGATTTTACAGTGAAACCTAAATGGGTACCTTTTGAAACCAATGTAAGGCCAAGTTTTTATCAGATTCAACGTATGTTCAATGACTTGGTCATAGATGGAG GAAATGTTTCCGATATTTATCGCCTCGCAGTAACCGTGAAAGGCGTTGATGTAGTGGCAATAAGGAGTTGTTACGAGTTCGAAGGCGAGTGGTTACAAGTCATAGAAAACCTTTACGAGAAAGAAATTATTCCAATTGGTTTGCTTCCCACAACTAGCTATGATGATGGAGAAGAAGATAACAATGAAACATGGCTAGAGATGAAAGCATGGCTAGATATGCAACAAAAAG GTTCAGTAGTTTATATTGCATTCGGGAGCGAGACAAAGCCAAGCCAAGATGAACTAACAATCATAGCATTAGGGTTAGAACTTTCAAACTTGCCTTTCTTTTGGGTGTTTAGACAACAACGCGGATGTGCAGATTCAGAAGTGATCGAGTTACCTGAACAATTCGAAGAAAGAACAAATGGACGTGGATTTATATGTACGAGTTGGGCACCTCAATTAAAAATACTGAATCACGAATCAATAGGTGGATTCTTGACGCATTCTGGATGGAGTTCAGTAATAGAGGCAGTACAATTTGAGAAACCGTTGATATTATTGCCTTTTTTAGCCGATCAAGGGATGATTTGTAGCCACTTGACTGAGAAGAAATTGGGATATCCAATTTTTAGAAATGAATTGGATGGATCATTTACTAAAGAATGTGTGGCTGAATCACTGAGGTTGGTAATTGTTGAGGAAAAGGGAAAAATTTATAGGCAAAATGTTAAAGAAATGAAAGAGTCTTGTAGCAAGGATGTTCAACAACGTTTTGTGGATAATTTGTTGGATTATCTACAGAGTCACAAAAGGTTTCAAAGAAGAGAAAGTAATTAG